A region from the Candidatus Binatia bacterium genome encodes:
- a CDS encoding Uma2 family endonuclease, with the protein MGEPKRKATYDDVLAAPEHKVAEILDGELFLSPRPATPHARATTGLVGALLGSYDGEPGDPARPGGWWFLGEPELHFGDDVLVPDIAGWRRDHLPRIPNAPWIEVAPDWLCETLSPSTATIDRSRKLRIYARASVACVWLLDPLAHTLEVLTLESGRWVVTDVHAGDASVRAEPFPALELSLARLWLD; encoded by the coding sequence GTGGGCGAGCCGAAGCGCAAGGCGACGTACGACGACGTCCTCGCGGCGCCCGAGCACAAGGTCGCCGAGATCCTCGACGGCGAGCTCTTCCTGAGCCCGCGTCCTGCGACGCCGCACGCACGCGCGACGACCGGTCTCGTCGGCGCGCTTCTCGGCTCCTACGACGGCGAGCCCGGCGATCCAGCTCGACCGGGTGGCTGGTGGTTCCTCGGCGAGCCCGAGCTCCACTTCGGCGACGACGTCCTCGTGCCGGACATCGCCGGCTGGCGGCGCGACCACCTGCCGCGCATCCCCAACGCGCCCTGGATCGAGGTCGCGCCGGATTGGCTGTGCGAGACGCTGTCGCCGTCGACCGCGACGATCGACCGCAGTCGCAAGCTGCGCATCTACGCCCGCGCCAGCGTCGCGTGCGTCTGGCTGCTCGACCCGCTCGCGCACACGCTCGAGGTGCTGACGCTCGAGAGCGGCCGCTGGGTGGTCACCGACGTGCATGCGGGCGACGCGAGCGTACGCGCCGAGCCCTTCCCCGCGCTCGAGCTGTCGCTCGCGCGCCTCTGGCTCGACTGA
- a CDS encoding Uma2 family endonuclease codes for MDASLGAVGEPKRKATYDDVLAAPEHQIAEILDGELFLSPRPASRHALASSVLGGHLISSFHGPPGDPARPGGWWIVFEPELHLGDDVVVPDLAGWRRERMPRFPDTPWFDVAPDWLCETLSPSTARIDRSRKLRIYARAGVSHVWLLDPMARTLEVLALEGGRWVVADVHDGDAIVHAEPFAARALELAPLWID; via the coding sequence ATGGATGCTAGCCTCGGCGCCGTGGGCGAGCCGAAGCGCAAGGCGACCTACGACGACGTGCTCGCAGCCCCCGAGCACCAGATCGCCGAGATCCTCGACGGCGAGCTCTTCCTGAGCCCGCGTCCCGCGAGCCGCCACGCGCTCGCGTCGAGCGTGCTCGGAGGTCATCTCATCAGCTCGTTCCACGGCCCGCCGGGCGACCCCGCGCGTCCCGGTGGCTGGTGGATCGTCTTCGAGCCCGAGCTGCACCTCGGCGACGACGTCGTCGTGCCCGACCTCGCCGGCTGGCGGCGCGAGCGCATGCCGCGCTTCCCCGACACGCCGTGGTTCGACGTTGCGCCGGACTGGCTCTGCGAGACGCTCTCGCCGTCGACCGCGCGCATCGACCGCAGCCGCAAGCTGCGCATCTACGCGCGCGCGGGCGTGAGCCACGTCTGGCTGCTCGACCCGATGGCGCGGACGCTCGAGGTGCTCGCGCTCGAGGGCGGCCGCTGGGTCGTCGCCGACGTGCACGACGGCGACGCCATCGTGCACGCCGAGCCGTTCGCCGCGCGCGCGCTCGAGCTCGCACCGCTCTGGATCGACTGA
- a CDS encoding DJ-1/PfpI family protein, translated as MRIGFLLFPGLTQLDLTGPYEVFARLPGAQTFLVWKTLDPVRTEHGLAMLPTARFDDCPPLDLICVPGGPGVNDLLTDTTVLDFLRRTAEGARWVTSVCTGALVLGAAGLLRGRRATTHWMSMDFLRAFGAEPVEARVVTDGNVVTGGGITAGIDFALQVAAQVAGREAAEAIQLMIQYDPQPPLDAGTPRTADPEIVAATRARAEERQRYRAAQVERAKQLLDAAG; from the coding sequence ATGCGCATCGGCTTCCTTCTCTTCCCCGGCCTCACGCAGCTCGACCTGACCGGACCGTACGAGGTCTTCGCGCGCCTGCCGGGCGCGCAGACCTTCCTCGTCTGGAAGACGCTCGACCCGGTGCGCACCGAGCACGGGCTCGCGATGCTGCCGACCGCGCGCTTCGACGACTGCCCGCCGCTCGACCTGATCTGCGTGCCCGGCGGTCCGGGGGTGAACGACCTCCTCACCGACACGACCGTGCTCGACTTCCTGCGGCGCACGGCCGAGGGGGCGCGCTGGGTGACCTCGGTGTGCACGGGCGCGCTCGTGCTCGGCGCGGCGGGGCTGCTGCGCGGTCGGCGGGCGACGACGCACTGGATGTCGATGGACTTCCTGCGCGCGTTCGGCGCCGAGCCGGTCGAGGCGCGCGTCGTCACGGACGGCAACGTCGTCACCGGCGGCGGCATCACCGCGGGCATCGACTTCGCGCTGCAGGTCGCGGCGCAGGTCGCGGGACGCGAGGCCGCGGAAGCGATCCAGCTCATGATCCAGTACGACCCGCAGCCGCCGCTCGATGCGGGAACGCCGCGCACCGCAGATCCAGAGATCGTCGCCGCGACGCGCGCGCGGGCAGAAGAGCGCCAGCGCTACCGCGCGGCGCAGGTCGAGCGCGCGAAGCAGCTGCTCGACGCCGCCGGCTGA
- a CDS encoding peptide chain release factor 3, with product MQDGHDDIAREVARRRTFAIISHPDAGKTTLTEKLLLFGGALREAGAVRARRAARHATSDWLEIEKQRGISVSSSAMHFVYRDFRVNILDTPGHRDFSEDTYRTLVAADSAVMLIDAAKGVEAQTRKLFEVCRLRGIPIFTFINKMDRHGRDPLDLMSEIEEVLGIDAVALNWPVGAGNEFVGVYDRLGQRLLLFSGGEHGSSVVDEEVVEGPHDGDAVRAAIGADKADALAESLALLEGAGAPYDPERVRAGQQTPLFFGSALTNFGVKPFLERFLELAPPPGPRDSTRGPIDPVTEPFSGFVFKIQANMDPDHRDRVAFVRVCSGKFVRGATARHVRSGKNVRLANSTLLMGQGREEVTEAYPGDVVGLFDPGLFRIGDTLSESGGFSYQGFPVFAPEHFMRVELGLVERRKALAKGLEQLSQEGAVQLFTDGGNGTGAPIVGAVGPLQFDVLKHRMVTEYKVELRLTPMPHNVARWPRGNFDPEMVQHSQLVKLVHDREGRPVLLSESASYLQRLTERYPGLELADTAVDTPA from the coding sequence ATGCAGGACGGACACGACGACATTGCGCGCGAGGTCGCGCGGCGGCGCACCTTCGCGATCATCTCGCACCCCGACGCGGGCAAGACGACGCTGACCGAGAAGCTGCTGCTCTTCGGCGGCGCGCTGCGCGAGGCGGGGGCGGTGCGCGCGCGGCGCGCGGCGCGGCACGCGACCAGCGACTGGCTCGAGATCGAGAAGCAGCGCGGCATCTCGGTGTCGAGCTCGGCGATGCACTTCGTCTACCGCGACTTCCGGGTGAACATCCTCGACACGCCGGGCCACCGCGACTTCAGCGAGGACACCTACCGGACGCTGGTCGCGGCCGACAGCGCGGTGATGCTGATCGACGCCGCGAAGGGCGTCGAGGCGCAGACGCGCAAGCTGTTCGAGGTCTGCCGGCTGCGCGGCATCCCGATCTTCACCTTCATCAACAAGATGGACCGGCACGGCCGCGACCCGCTCGATCTCATGAGCGAGATCGAGGAGGTGCTCGGCATCGACGCGGTGGCGCTCAACTGGCCGGTCGGCGCGGGCAACGAGTTCGTCGGCGTCTACGACCGGCTCGGGCAGCGCCTGCTGCTCTTCTCGGGCGGCGAGCACGGCTCGAGCGTGGTCGACGAGGAGGTGGTCGAGGGACCGCACGACGGCGACGCGGTGCGCGCGGCGATCGGCGCGGACAAGGCGGACGCGCTCGCCGAGTCGCTGGCGCTGCTCGAGGGCGCGGGCGCTCCGTACGACCCGGAGCGCGTGCGCGCCGGCCAGCAGACGCCGCTCTTCTTCGGCAGCGCGCTCACCAACTTCGGCGTCAAGCCGTTTCTCGAGCGCTTCCTCGAGCTCGCGCCGCCGCCCGGACCGCGCGACTCGACGCGCGGCCCGATCGATCCGGTGACCGAGCCGTTCTCGGGCTTCGTCTTCAAGATCCAGGCGAACATGGATCCGGACCACCGCGACCGCGTCGCCTTCGTGCGCGTCTGCTCGGGGAAGTTCGTGCGCGGCGCGACCGCGCGCCACGTGCGCAGCGGCAAGAACGTGCGCCTCGCGAACTCGACGCTGCTCATGGGGCAGGGCCGCGAGGAGGTCACCGAGGCCTACCCGGGCGACGTCGTCGGGCTCTTCGACCCGGGGCTGTTCCGCATCGGCGACACGCTGAGCGAGAGCGGCGGCTTCTCCTACCAGGGCTTTCCGGTGTTCGCGCCCGAGCACTTCATGCGCGTCGAGCTCGGCCTCGTCGAGCGGCGCAAGGCGCTCGCCAAGGGGCTCGAGCAGCTCTCGCAGGAGGGCGCGGTGCAGCTCTTCACCGACGGCGGCAACGGCACCGGCGCGCCGATCGTCGGCGCGGTCGGCCCGCTGCAGTTCGACGTGCTCAAGCACCGCATGGTGACCGAGTACAAGGTCGAGCTGCGCTTGACGCCGATGCCGCACAACGTCGCGCGCTGGCCGCGCGGCAACTTCGACCCGGAGATGGTGCAGCACTCGCAGCTCGTCAAGCTGGTGCACGATCGCGAGGGGCGGCCGGTGCTGCTCTCGGAGAGCGCGTCGTACCTGCAGCGGCTGACGGAGCGCTACCCCGGGCTCGAGCTCGCCGACACGGCGGTCGACACGCCGGCGTAG
- the nth gene encoding endonuclease III produces the protein MPTPSQRPARSRSRTAANATTSTTTAARARVAAQPTTSTAKSKAKTRPEAKTSPVEPKATPREILARLEAAIPEPRCELEHRSAWELLIATILSAQSTDKMVNSVTPELFARWPTPQALADAPPEEVEKVVHRTGFFRSKTKAIQSASAMIADEFGGEVPRTMEEMLRLPGVARKTANVVLGTAYGIAEGVVVDTHAMRVSQRLGLTAQSDPSRIEDDLRAAFPRREWIDLGHRLVLHGRYVCLARAPRCEICPLNELCPSAQLPPHDTWRMRARREREIVESRGAAAQPADGLRAAKRSRT, from the coding sequence ATGCCGACGCCGAGCCAGCGTCCCGCCCGCAGCCGATCACGCACCGCCGCAAACGCGACCACGTCCACGACCACCGCCGCACGCGCGCGCGTCGCAGCGCAGCCCACGACGTCGACCGCCAAGTCCAAGGCGAAGACGCGCCCCGAGGCGAAGACGTCCCCCGTCGAGCCCAAGGCGACGCCGCGCGAGATCCTCGCGCGTCTCGAGGCCGCGATCCCCGAGCCGCGCTGCGAGCTCGAGCACCGCTCGGCGTGGGAGCTGCTGATCGCGACCATCCTCTCCGCGCAGAGCACGGACAAGATGGTCAACTCGGTGACGCCGGAGCTCTTCGCGCGCTGGCCGACGCCGCAGGCGCTCGCCGACGCTCCTCCCGAGGAGGTCGAGAAGGTCGTGCACCGCACGGGCTTCTTCCGCAGCAAGACCAAGGCGATCCAGTCGGCGAGCGCGATGATCGCCGACGAGTTCGGCGGCGAGGTGCCGCGCACGATGGAAGAGATGCTGCGGCTGCCCGGCGTGGCGCGCAAGACGGCGAACGTCGTGCTCGGCACGGCGTACGGCATCGCCGAGGGCGTCGTCGTCGACACGCACGCGATGCGCGTCTCGCAGCGCCTCGGGCTCACCGCGCAGAGCGACCCTTCGCGCATCGAGGACGACCTGCGCGCCGCGTTTCCGCGCCGCGAGTGGATCGACCTCGGGCATCGTCTCGTCCTGCACGGACGCTACGTCTGCCTCGCGCGCGCGCCGCGCTGCGAGATCTGCCCGCTGAACGAGCTCTGCCCGAGCGCGCAGCTCCCGCCGCACGACACCTGGCGGATGCGCGCGCGGCGCGAGCGCGAGATCGTCGAGTCGCGCGGCGCCGCCGCTCAGCCGGCGGACGGCTTGCGCGCCGCGAAGCGCAGCCGCACGTAG
- a CDS encoding methyltransferase domain-containing protein, with protein sequence MASRQTWDPERYARNARFVSELGAPVVELLAPRPGERILDLGCGDGALTERLVELGCELVGIDASAAQVEAARARGLDARVGEGEALEFAEEFDAVFSNAALHWMKRHPERVVDGVWRALRPGGRFVAEMGGHGCVDKIKNALIAALDARGHDGRAADPWYFPTPEEYGALLRARGFVVESIALIPRPTPLPGDVTGWLETFAESFTSLLPEGERGAFLAEVRERLRPELCGADGVWVADYVRLRFAARKPSAG encoded by the coding sequence ATGGCGAGCCGTCAGACCTGGGATCCCGAGCGCTACGCGCGCAACGCGCGCTTCGTCTCGGAGCTCGGCGCGCCGGTCGTCGAGCTGCTCGCGCCGCGGCCGGGCGAGCGCATCCTCGACCTCGGCTGCGGCGACGGCGCGCTCACCGAGCGTCTCGTGGAGCTGGGCTGCGAGCTCGTCGGCATCGACGCCAGCGCGGCGCAGGTCGAGGCGGCGCGCGCCCGCGGCCTCGACGCGCGCGTCGGCGAGGGCGAGGCGCTCGAGTTCGCCGAGGAGTTCGACGCCGTGTTCTCGAACGCGGCGCTGCACTGGATGAAGCGTCACCCCGAGCGCGTCGTCGACGGCGTCTGGCGGGCGCTGCGTCCCGGCGGACGCTTCGTCGCCGAGATGGGCGGGCACGGCTGCGTCGACAAGATCAAAAACGCGCTGATCGCGGCGCTCGACGCGCGCGGCCACGACGGGCGCGCCGCCGATCCCTGGTACTTCCCGACGCCCGAGGAGTACGGCGCGCTGCTGCGCGCGCGCGGCTTCGTCGTCGAGTCGATCGCGCTGATCCCGCGCCCGACGCCGCTACCGGGCGACGTCACCGGCTGGCTCGAGACCTTCGCCGAGAGCTTCACGTCGCTGCTGCCGGAGGGCGAGCGCGGGGCGTTCCTCGCCGAGGTGCGGGAGCGGCTGCGCCCCGAGCTGTGCGGGGCCGACGGCGTCTGGGTCGCGGACTACGTGCGGCTGCGCTTCGCGGCGCGCAAGCCGTCCGCCGGCTGA
- a CDS encoding PQQ-binding-like beta-propeller repeat protein produces the protein MGSSLVTAAVAAALAATLTLTLLAAAPASADVRCSREERKLLCPDANPICPPGGGAAPSAWPMFQHDAQHTGRSHLDGPSCNRVIWRWRGSAEFLSAPTVGADGTIYVGNARHPVCAIDPATGSTRWCETDQEGRLADRSSPAVAADGTVYIGTRDNDLWSIAPQPSPPAHVLWRQKICTDGDVTTSPAIGPDGVVYMGSDSLSAGWFFAMCPGPTRQVKWCTKLGGGVKNVSAAVSPDGATVYVTSRGRTLHALDAATGAERWRRQIERRANAARWPNYTPVVDPASGKVYLGFDEGLFEVTPEGDVRLLYASGREKMESPPALGADGTLYVGASRGSHSTFYAIRPDGSVRWKHPIPPGPGRFRNNQAVIGANGTVYVAIKNKVYAFDPAGDGDGNAKILWTFDEATSVYASSPIIGAPGRLYVGTGDRAAPVLYAIGDCP, from the coding sequence GTGGGCAGCTCTCTCGTCACCGCCGCGGTCGCGGCCGCCCTCGCCGCGACGCTGACGCTGACGCTGCTCGCCGCCGCTCCGGCGAGCGCGGACGTGCGCTGCTCGCGCGAGGAGCGCAAGCTTCTCTGTCCCGACGCGAACCCGATCTGCCCGCCGGGCGGCGGCGCGGCGCCGTCGGCGTGGCCGATGTTCCAGCACGACGCGCAGCACACGGGACGCAGCCACCTCGACGGCCCGTCGTGCAACCGCGTGATCTGGCGCTGGCGAGGCAGCGCCGAGTTCCTGAGCGCCCCGACCGTCGGCGCCGACGGCACGATCTACGTCGGCAACGCCCGCCACCCGGTGTGCGCGATCGATCCCGCGACCGGCAGCACGCGCTGGTGCGAGACCGATCAGGAAGGACGGCTCGCCGACCGCTCGTCGCCCGCCGTCGCCGCCGACGGCACGGTGTACATCGGCACGCGCGACAACGACCTGTGGTCGATCGCGCCGCAGCCGTCGCCGCCGGCGCACGTGCTCTGGCGCCAGAAGATCTGCACCGACGGCGACGTCACGACCTCGCCCGCGATCGGCCCGGACGGCGTCGTCTACATGGGCTCGGACTCGCTCAGCGCCGGCTGGTTCTTCGCGATGTGCCCCGGTCCGACGCGGCAGGTGAAGTGGTGCACGAAGCTCGGCGGCGGCGTCAAGAACGTATCGGCCGCGGTGAGCCCCGACGGCGCGACGGTGTACGTCACGAGCCGCGGCCGGACGCTGCACGCGCTCGACGCGGCGACCGGCGCCGAGCGCTGGCGACGCCAGATCGAGCGCCGCGCGAACGCCGCGCGCTGGCCGAACTACACGCCGGTCGTCGATCCCGCGAGCGGCAAGGTCTACCTCGGCTTCGACGAGGGGCTCTTCGAGGTCACGCCCGAAGGCGACGTGCGCCTGCTCTACGCGAGCGGCCGCGAGAAGATGGAGTCGCCGCCCGCGCTCGGCGCGGACGGCACGCTCTACGTCGGCGCGTCGCGCGGCAGCCACTCGACCTTCTACGCGATCCGTCCCGACGGCAGCGTGCGCTGGAAGCACCCGATCCCGCCCGGCCCGGGACGCTTCCGCAACAACCAGGCGGTGATCGGCGCCAACGGCACGGTCTACGTCGCCATCAAGAACAAGGTCTACGCCTTCGATCCCGCGGGCGACGGCGACGGCAACGCCAAGATCCTGTGGACCTTCGACGAGGCGACGAGCGTCTACGCGTCGAGCCCGATCATCGGCGCGCCGGGACGCCTCTACGTCGGCACCGGGGACCGCGCGGCGCCGGTGCTGTACGCGATCGGCGACTGCCCGTAA
- a CDS encoding AAA family ATPase has product MRPLQPVRIDAARGRRRLVGAAPQRTTLEGRAHERALSLSRVPLVGRERESGVLRDALDAALSGSGRVVLLGGEPGIGKTSLAAALADEAEARRVPVWWGRAFEDGSAPAYWPWSTALRRHVAQAGHAAVAAAAGPFASELARVFPALRADRADDAPSVPASECGESDSARFRLFELVSRFLAAVASPAGLVVVLDDLHWADQPSLRLLEYVAADLADARVLVVATYRDTELRRDHPATTTLSRLAREPVTRRLEVGGLSPADCARWLALVGTQSDVVALGATLHRETNGNPFFVRELVHVLGRNGDVAAVSDVCRVPQSVRDVVALRLARLGEDCRRTLVVAALLGDVIDGPLLARILDDPRHADHLQHALQDRLLVPGDAPGQYAFAHALIRRVLLDDTAASVRAAWHARIADVVERHATASPALTTDLVRHLAAAGTPDALRKAFDYACRGAEQAARAFGWEEAVRLWRVALEVGARADALDPARALELELALARALRAAGDVPAARACCEKVMAACRRTPNPTAFARAALIHAGPYAEWGRLEPEVRAVLEEAARAGAALDDALRARLYGRLAGDIVAVNERAQGARVYALCDEAADAARRAGDDGALAIALTGIYYAAAMGMRREGGDAPLPSIDEILAAAEAGGEHAFAVAIRHARAMTLLALGAPEEFSAEVDAVATFAAATRAPEAAWLAEALAGLRATLQGRFAEAHERIEHALAIGRRMQLPNAVPTHVGQRIMWHAFQGRLAETASEIEAFVSDHPGGAAWRPFRALARLARGDAVAARADLEELLAAGFPPAQRGVMARCLLAGFAALCVALRDREHGEQVYALLARRTDVWSMDGMQTFGPWALLQAGLARLCGRSDDAVEHLETAIQQGRRMGSPPIVARAQSMLASVLVATASSTADRTRIDTLLADAERTARALGLADVAGRVERVRARLASAPETPDVNAFRCDGEVWSVRFAGRDVRLKDGKGPRYLATLLSSPRRELHVLEFLGTSAAPSRPVEDGLSVGAPGAALESGPDQRARSEYRARVAELQAELAEAEERADLGRAERLRAELDELVDELASSFAGRPSRTGPTETARKAVTKVLRTQIGKLLELHPALGRHLRDTVRMGTVCVYAPADDVAWDVGFGPS; this is encoded by the coding sequence GTGCGTCCGCTGCAGCCGGTGCGGATCGACGCCGCGCGCGGACGTCGGCGGCTCGTCGGTGCCGCACCGCAGCGCACGACGCTCGAAGGACGCGCACACGAGCGTGCGCTTTCTCTTTCACGAGTTCCGCTCGTCGGCCGCGAGCGCGAGAGCGGCGTCCTGCGCGATGCGCTCGACGCGGCACTCTCGGGCAGCGGACGCGTCGTTCTGCTCGGCGGCGAGCCGGGGATCGGCAAGACGTCGCTCGCCGCGGCGCTCGCCGACGAGGCCGAGGCGCGCCGCGTCCCCGTGTGGTGGGGACGCGCCTTCGAGGACGGCTCGGCGCCGGCGTACTGGCCGTGGAGCACGGCGCTGCGCCGCCACGTCGCGCAGGCGGGGCACGCGGCCGTCGCCGCCGCCGCGGGTCCGTTCGCTTCCGAGCTGGCGCGCGTCTTCCCCGCGCTGCGCGCGGACCGTGCGGACGACGCTCCGAGCGTGCCCGCGTCCGAGTGCGGCGAGTCCGACAGCGCGCGCTTTCGCCTGTTCGAGCTCGTGAGCCGCTTCCTCGCTGCGGTCGCGTCGCCCGCGGGTCTCGTCGTCGTGCTCGACGACCTGCACTGGGCGGATCAGCCGTCGCTGCGTCTCCTCGAGTACGTCGCCGCCGACCTCGCCGACGCGCGCGTGCTCGTGGTCGCGACCTACCGCGACACCGAGCTGCGCCGCGACCACCCCGCGACGACGACGCTGTCGCGGCTCGCGCGCGAGCCGGTGACGCGCCGACTCGAGGTCGGCGGGCTCTCGCCCGCGGACTGCGCGCGCTGGCTCGCGCTCGTCGGGACGCAGAGCGACGTCGTGGCGCTCGGCGCGACGCTGCATCGCGAGACCAACGGCAACCCGTTCTTCGTGCGCGAGCTGGTGCACGTGCTCGGCCGCAACGGCGACGTCGCGGCGGTCTCGGACGTGTGCCGCGTGCCGCAGAGCGTGCGCGACGTGGTGGCGCTGCGTCTCGCGCGCCTCGGCGAGGACTGTCGCAGGACGCTCGTCGTCGCAGCGCTGCTCGGTGATGTGATCGACGGTCCGCTGCTCGCGCGCATCCTCGACGACCCGCGGCACGCGGACCACCTGCAGCACGCGCTGCAGGATCGTCTGCTGGTCCCGGGCGACGCCCCGGGGCAGTACGCGTTCGCGCACGCGCTGATCCGTCGCGTGCTGCTCGACGACACCGCGGCGAGCGTGCGCGCTGCGTGGCACGCGCGCATCGCCGACGTCGTCGAGCGTCACGCGACGGCGTCGCCGGCGCTCACCACCGACCTCGTGCGCCACCTCGCCGCGGCGGGAACGCCGGACGCGCTGCGCAAGGCGTTCGACTACGCGTGCCGCGGCGCCGAGCAGGCGGCGCGCGCCTTCGGCTGGGAGGAGGCCGTGCGGCTCTGGCGCGTCGCGCTCGAGGTCGGCGCGCGCGCCGACGCGCTCGATCCCGCCCGCGCGCTCGAGCTCGAGCTCGCGCTCGCGCGGGCGCTGCGCGCGGCGGGCGACGTGCCGGCGGCGCGCGCGTGCTGCGAGAAGGTGATGGCGGCGTGCCGGCGCACGCCGAATCCGACGGCGTTCGCGCGCGCGGCGCTGATCCACGCGGGTCCGTACGCCGAGTGGGGCCGCCTCGAGCCCGAGGTGCGCGCCGTCCTCGAGGAAGCGGCGCGCGCCGGCGCCGCGCTCGACGACGCGCTCCGCGCGCGTCTCTACGGACGCCTCGCGGGCGACATCGTCGCGGTGAACGAGCGCGCGCAGGGCGCGCGCGTCTACGCGCTGTGCGACGAGGCCGCCGACGCCGCGCGCCGCGCCGGCGATGACGGAGCGCTCGCGATCGCCCTGACCGGGATCTACTACGCGGCCGCGATGGGGATGCGGCGCGAGGGCGGCGATGCGCCGCTGCCGAGCATCGACGAGATCCTCGCCGCCGCCGAAGCAGGCGGCGAGCACGCGTTCGCGGTCGCGATCCGTCACGCGCGCGCGATGACGCTGCTCGCCCTGGGTGCGCCCGAGGAGTTCTCCGCCGAGGTCGACGCCGTCGCGACCTTCGCCGCGGCGACGCGCGCGCCCGAGGCCGCGTGGCTCGCCGAAGCGCTCGCAGGGCTGCGCGCGACGCTGCAGGGACGCTTCGCCGAGGCGCACGAGCGCATCGAGCACGCGCTCGCGATCGGACGTCGCATGCAGCTCCCGAACGCGGTGCCGACCCACGTCGGGCAGCGCATCATGTGGCACGCGTTCCAGGGACGGCTCGCGGAGACGGCGTCGGAGATCGAGGCGTTCGTTTCCGATCATCCAGGAGGTGCGGCGTGGCGGCCGTTCCGCGCGCTCGCGCGCCTCGCGCGCGGCGACGCCGTCGCGGCGCGCGCCGACCTCGAGGAGCTGCTCGCGGCGGGCTTCCCGCCGGCGCAGCGCGGCGTCATGGCGCGCTGTCTGCTCGCCGGCTTCGCCGCGCTCTGCGTCGCGCTGCGCGATCGCGAGCACGGCGAGCAGGTGTACGCGCTGCTCGCGCGGCGCACCGACGTGTGGAGCATGGACGGCATGCAGACCTTCGGCCCATGGGCCCTGCTGCAGGCCGGGCTCGCGCGCCTGTGCGGACGCAGCGACGATGCCGTCGAGCATCTCGAGACGGCGATCCAGCAGGGACGCCGCATGGGCTCGCCGCCGATCGTCGCGCGCGCACAGAGCATGCTCGCGAGCGTGCTCGTCGCGACGGCGTCGAGCACCGCGGATCGGACGCGCATCGACACGCTGCTCGCGGACGCGGAGCGCACCGCGCGCGCTCTCGGGCTCGCGGACGTCGCGGGCCGCGTCGAGCGCGTGCGCGCGCGGCTCGCGTCCGCGCCGGAGACGCCGGACGTGAACGCGTTCCGCTGCGACGGTGAGGTGTGGAGCGTGCGCTTCGCCGGGCGCGACGTCCGCCTCAAGGACGGCAAGGGGCCGCGCTACCTCGCGACGCTGCTCTCTTCGCCGCGCCGCGAGCTGCACGTGCTCGAGTTCCTCGGCACGTCCGCTGCACCGTCGCGCCCGGTCGAGGACGGGCTGTCGGTCGGCGCGCCGGGGGCTGCGCTCGAATCCGGTCCCGACCAGCGGGCGCGGAGCGAGTACCGCGCGCGCGTCGCCGAGCTGCAGGCGGAGCTCGCCGAGGCCGAGGAGCGCGCGGACCTGGGACGCGCCGAGCGCCTGCGCGCCGAGCTCGACGAGCTCGTCGACGAGCTCGCGTCGAGCTTCGCCGGACGTCCGTCGCGCACGGGGCCCACCGAGACCGCGCGCAAGGCGGTGACCAAGGTGCTCCGCACCCAGATCGGCAAGCTGCTCGAGCTGCACCCGGCGCTCGGCCGCCACCTGCGCGACACGGTGCGCATGGGGACGGTGTGCGTGTACGCGCCCGCGGACGACGTCGCGTGGGACGTCGGCTTCGGGCCGTCGTGA